A DNA window from Anastrepha obliqua isolate idAnaObli1 chromosome 5, idAnaObli1_1.0, whole genome shotgun sequence contains the following coding sequences:
- the LOC129247579 gene encoding uncharacterized protein LOC129247579 — MYLISTGKTTVLSDFSNLETKSVYQHTNGETTDFQFYARQRIFLEVNKKSGLEIMRIKDKGDQILEIQRVRKLNIGNVYCVACAKQSLEEMAFGGVNGQVSLYNYKNTELLHRFKAENNRNSVLYLDYNGTDEYIASVLENGQINVYGTKTKTKVDSVNIDGNSTLARFHPSKRFQLSIASFKGAVTVYDLQTKRKIFNLSDAHASPCRDLCMSAATPDALISVGYDCIVNVFDTRRRTPQIKLSHPHPLSTVAMSSCGTYFCVGNLKGELISYDIRNVKTCLVTKKVHDCSITRLSFVPLPEDDNSIISSFSNATGNNTSNTTDMPGEQRKSLANTRQRDSFCDFLDFQANKLDRMSARFTMRRDSFDWDSLGRKPSSEDNRTNVSKVNVGNESVNSSSDNSTDGKYNLSFDYVNTRRAKTLEEGKLPFSALPTAPLRDRNSISKVITNLKQIEEEESAQQTELSCDSDKENLTNMEKEFSPAAQLHKALNAYNSTPNLKSLDSSKASTINLPEKNKITENKFPETVRTSVSQVDILQQITDLRMEMNARFEHLESELKFNAEQNKWQIFTQTADIWARQMNNTEDIRDALSYLLQSDPFVNEFLRLKDENELLKAQLQKFIEQK, encoded by the exons atgtatttaatttcgaCGGGGAAGACAACTGTTCTCTCCGATTTCAGTAATTTGGAAACGAAATCCGTTTACCAGCACACTAATGGCGAAACAACCGACTTTCAATTCTATGCGAGGCAACGCATATTCTTAGAGGTGAACAAAAAATCGGGTCTGGAAATAATGCGAATAAAGGACAAAGGCGATCAAA TTTTAGAAATTCAGCGTGTGCGCAAATTGAATATTGGAAATGTTTACTGTGTCGCCTGCGCCAAGCAGTCGCTGGAAGAAATGGCGTTTGGTGGAGTAAATGGGCAAGTGAGTCTGTACAATTACAAAAACACCGAACTTTTACATCGTTTTAAAGCTG AAAATAATCGTAATAGTGTTCTGTATTTGGATTATAATGGAACAGACGAGTATATAGCCTCTGTGCTTGAAAATGGTCAAATCAACGTTTATGGtactaaaacgaaaacaaaagtagATAGCGTCAACATAGACGGAAA ctCCACTCTGGCACGTTTTCATCCTAGCAAGCGCTTCCAATTGTCGATAGCATCTTTTAAAGGTGCCGTTACCGTCTACGATTTACAAACTAAGcgcaagatatttaatttaagCGATGCGCATGCTTCGCCCTGTCGCGATTTGTGCATGTCGGCTGCAACGCCTGATGCACTGATAAGCGTTGGCTACGATTGTATTGTTAATGTGTTTGACACACGTCGCAGAACGCCTCAAATCAAACTAAGTCACCCCCATCCATTATCTACCGTGGCAATGAGTAGTTGTGGTACATACTTCTGCGTGGGAAACTTGAAAGGGGAGTTGATTTCCTACGATATACGTAATGTTAAAACATGTTTAGTTACAAAAAAAGTACACGATTGCTCCATTACGCGGCTCTCATTTGTGCCACTGCCAGAAGATGATAACAGCATTATATCAAGTTTTTCCAACGCCACCGGAAATAATACATCTAACACCACCGACATGCCTGGCGAACAGCGGAAATCCTTAGCAAATACACGCCAACGGGACtcgttttgtgattttttagaCTTTCAGGCAAACAAACTGGATCGAATGTCTGCACGTTTTACAATGCGGCGTGACAGCTTCGATTGGGATTCACTTGGGCGTAAGCCGAGCTCTGAAGATAATCGCACAAATGTATCGAAGGTAAATGTCGGCAACGAAAGTGTCAATAGCTCAAGTGATAACTCCACTGATGGGAaatacaatttaagttttgattaCGTAAATACACGACGTGCCAAAACTCTTGAAGAAGGAAAACTGCCTTTCTCAG CGTTACCGACGGCGCCACTTCGTGATCGAAATagtatttcaaaagtgattaCAAATTTGAAACAAATCGAAGAGGAAGAATCAGCACAACAAACTGAATTAAGTTGCGATAGTGACAAAGAGAATCTcacaaatatggaaaaagaattcAGTCCAGCTGCTCAACTACATAAAGCATTAAATGCATACAATAGTACACCCAATCTTAAATCGTTGGATAGCTCGAAGGCGAGCACAATTAATCTAccagaaaaaaataagattacCGAAAATAAATTTCCAGAAACTGTAAGGACATCTGTGTCACAAGTGGATATCTTACAGCAAATCACTGATTTGCGTATGGAAATGAACGCACGTTTTGAACACTTGGAATCAGAATTGAAATTTAACGCAGagcaaaataaatggcaaatttTTACACAGACAGCTGATATATGGGCACGGCAAATGAATAACACCGAAGATATACGTGATGCGCTGAGCTATTTGTTGCAAAGCGATCCTTTTGTCAACGAGTTTTTGCGTCTAAAAGACGAGAACGAGTTACTAAAGGCACAATTACAGAAATTCATAGAGCAAAAGTAG